From Chloroflexota bacterium, the proteins below share one genomic window:
- a CDS encoding DUF3179 domain-containing protein: MNTRPQAPQSSAHEPNTRTFGHDWQTDFSRQLVDYREFTLGNPRRDGIPPIDQPQFESIDQANGWLSPDDPVLVVSNQQHITIYPLQILMWHEIVNDWLGQLPIAVTFCPLCNIGVVFERQIADQRLTFGVSGLLRKSDLVMWDRQTESLWQQATGLGLVGHFAGSQLQMLPSLLVAWQIAREQTPTSRVLSRQTGFRRSYGQNPYIAYDQQTTPWLLQQRPNPQLPALERVVGLVLGNAALAYPFSILARRLVINDHYLDTSIAIFYQAGMASAVDAATIAQSHATGMGTAWLRQLDGMLLSFEWREQAIYDHQTNSRWDISGRALAGPLQGRQLSPIIHGNHFWFAFAALIGEQTQTLRLYSDIDALDTV; this comes from the coding sequence ATGAACACACGACCACAAGCCCCGCAATCAAGCGCCCATGAACCAAACACGCGCACATTTGGCCACGATTGGCAGACCGATTTTAGCCGTCAGCTGGTTGATTATCGCGAGTTCACGCTGGGCAATCCACGACGCGATGGTATTCCACCGATCGATCAGCCGCAATTTGAGTCGATTGATCAAGCCAATGGTTGGCTCAGCCCTGATGATCCTGTTTTAGTCGTATCCAACCAGCAGCACATCACAATCTACCCGCTGCAAATCTTGATGTGGCATGAAATTGTGAACGATTGGCTTGGCCAGCTGCCAATTGCCGTGACCTTTTGCCCATTATGCAATATTGGTGTTGTGTTCGAGCGCCAAATTGCCGACCAACGATTAACCTTTGGCGTTTCAGGTTTGCTACGCAAAAGTGATTTAGTAATGTGGGACCGGCAAACCGAATCGTTGTGGCAACAAGCAACGGGCTTGGGTTTGGTTGGCCATTTTGCCGGAAGCCAACTCCAAATGCTGCCAAGCCTCTTGGTTGCATGGCAGATTGCCCGTGAGCAAACCCCGACCAGCCGTGTGCTATCGCGTCAAACTGGCTTTCGGCGCAGCTATGGCCAAAATCCTTATATTGCCTACGATCAACAAACCACTCCATGGCTACTACAACAACGCCCCAATCCTCAACTACCAGCGCTGGAACGGGTGGTTGGTTTGGTGCTTGGTAACGCTGCGCTCGCTTATCCCTTCAGTATTTTAGCACGTCGGCTGGTGATTAACGATCACTATCTGGATACTTCGATCGCAATTTTCTATCAAGCAGGCATGGCTTCGGCGGTCGATGCTGCCACCATCGCCCAATCGCATGCAACTGGAATGGGCACGGCTTGGCTGCGCCAATTAGATGGCATGCTGCTGAGCTTTGAATGGCGTGAGCAAGCGATTTACGACCACCAAACCAACAGTCGTTGGGATATTAGCGGGCGAGCGCTAGCAGGCCCACTGCAAGGGCGACAACTTAGCCCAATTATTCATGGCAACCATTTTTGGTTTGCCTTCGCAGCATTGATTGGTGAGCAAACCCAAACCCTGCGGCTCTACTCCGATATTGATGCGCTGGATACGGTTTGA